In Planctobacterium marinum, the DNA window GGTCGTTTCTCAGTTTCAAGAGAAAAAATGGGCATTTTTAGGTTATTTGCACGGACCTGCAATACTCACGAGGCAAGCAGAATTGGAATTACAGAAATCCATAGAGTGGCGAGCAGAGAGAGGAATGGCTATCGGTGCTTTGATTACAGGTGACACAACCATTGAAGCCATGGTTCAAGAACAATTTGAACGTATTTATAAAAAGACGGATATACGTCTCGGCATGTTTAGCGATGAGGAAAGTGCCATTATCTGGCTTGAAGGACAAGGATTCAGTGCTGAAGTTATTTAATACCAACTACAGGAACACAACGAGACGGTATTCCCGATATTGGGAACCTCGAATTTTCTTAAAATGGGATTGAGCAATGGTCCCAAATTTTGTCAGACACTAACTCCGATAAACAGTCTTAATCAAGTGAAAGCCAAATTTGGTTTTTACCGGGCCATGCACTTCCAACAAGGCTTTTTTGAACACAACATCGTCAAAAGCTTTCACCATATCACCACGATTAAACTCTCCTAAATCGCCTCCGCGTTTGCGGGAGGGGCAGATAGAATGCTTTTTGGCCAACTGCTGGAAGTTAGCGCCATTGCTCAATTGTTGCTTAAGCTTTTCAGCTTCTTCTTTAGTCTTTACCAGAATGTGGTAGGCACTCGCTCTGGGCATGAGATTCTCTTCTGATTACTTTTTTGTAAAGTATAAAGGTAAATCAGAGAGTTGTAGTCAACTGTGTCAATTGAGGATGTCTGACAACCCACAATCGTCAAAGCCATTCATTCCAATCTGGGAGTTTCCCTCACAATTTAAATTCTCCTCAATTGTTCAGTTCGAAGTCCATACGCACCTTGCCCATGCGCGAGATAAGTCGAAAGTGAAGAATAAACCTGAAAGAGAGAGAACAGGGACGTTATCTCAGGCAATGCTGGCACAGGGACGTGCCATCATTGTCGGTCTTTCAGGTTCTTCAATTGAGGCTTATGTTGTCTCGCGCTCTGGGCAAAAGGGGGTTTTAGGGGAGCTCCCCTAAGAAGAAATAATGTCAAAGCACTGAAGTTTAATGCTCCGTACAGGGCTTAACGTTGCCAGTTGAATTTAGGTCAGAGTTCATTCGAGCAACGGCGCTTGCGCGTGCTTACCTTGTCGACATAAATGTCGACCTACATATTATTTGTTTCCCACAATATGGCCGAAATGGAGCCTTAGGGGAACCTCCCTAACAAAGATAACTCAACCTTGCGCTATCTCTGCCAGAGAACTCACAATACCCGAGTCTTGCTGCCAGGCCAGCACGATATGTCTTGAAAAAGGCTCCCCTTTGATTTTTCGAAACTGCATCTCTGTATCAGCAATAATTTCTTTATAGTTGGGTAATAAGGCACAGCCTACCCCAGCCTTGACCAAGCCGATGGCGTATTCAATGGTTTGAATACGCGCCCGGACATCCACTTTAAACCCTGAACTGTTGAGTTTATTTTGCAGTGCCAGCCCAGCATCACAAGGCAGCCTTTGAATAAAAGCCAGGCCATGCAGGTCAGCCAATAACAATTCTTTTCTCAGGGTTAGCGGATGCCCTGCAGGTAAAGCAATTTGGAAAGTTTCCTGCCACATGAACTGTGATTGCTCGCCAGTGTTCAACCCGGTTTCGTTGATAATTCGGGCGTCGCATTCTTCTTCTGGCGGCACCAGAGTCAACTCAATCCCTGGATTTTCAGCGGTAAACTTCTGCAAGATTTGACTCATGCGCTGCACACCAAGCCCCCTTACAACCCCCAGCCGGAAGGGGATCTTGCGAGTTTCCGTTTTAAACAGTTCTTCAATCGCACTGGCCTGGCCCAGTAATTGTTTGGCCAGAGGATAAAGCTGCTCTCCCGCTTCCGTTGCTTTCATCCCCCGGGTATGCCGACTGAAAAGCGATTTTCCAACCGTATCTTCTAGCTGTTTCAAGGAGGAGGAAATGGAAGGCTGCGCCACGTAACAGCGTCTGGCAGCGCCACTAATGCTACCGGATTCTCTTACCGCCACAAAATAGCGTAAAGCACGTAAGTCCATTATTTAGCCTCTATTGGAACAAACCATTTTGATATAGATTTTACCTATATCAAACCTCAATAAAATATATTTTTTATTTATCTTACTTTCGGCTTACACTAGCGCCCATTAACATTTTGATTACATCACTGAGATATACCATGAGTTCGTCAAGCAAAGTTGCATTTAGTTGGGAAGATCCGTTGTTATTAGATTCTTTTCTGGAGGAAGACGAGCGCTTAATTCGCGACAGTGCTCATCAGTACTGTCAGGAACGCCTGATGCCCAGAGTGCTTGAGGCCAACCGCCACGAACACTTTGACCGTGAAATTATGAACGAATTGGGTGAACTGGGCTTGTTGGGCTGCACCTTGCCAGAAAAATATGGCTGCGCCGAAGTTAACAATGTGGCCTACGGCCTGATTGCCCGTGAAGTTGAACGTGTGGACTCTGGCTATCGCAGTGCCATGAGTGTGCAATCATCCTTAGTGATGTACCCCATTTATACCTATGGTTCAGAAGCTCAGCGTGATAAGTATCTACCTAAATTGGCCAGCGGTGAATGGGTAGGCTGTTT includes these proteins:
- a CDS encoding peptidylprolyl isomerase, coding for MPRASAYHILVKTKEEAEKLKQQLSNGANFQQLAKKHSICPSRKRGGDLGEFNRGDMVKAFDDVVFKKALLEVHGPVKTKFGFHLIKTVYRS
- a CDS encoding LysR family transcriptional regulator, with protein sequence MDLRALRYFVAVRESGSISGAARRCYVAQPSISSSLKQLEDTVGKSLFSRHTRGMKATEAGEQLYPLAKQLLGQASAIEELFKTETRKIPFRLGVVRGLGVQRMSQILQKFTAENPGIELTLVPPEEECDARIINETGLNTGEQSQFMWQETFQIALPAGHPLTLRKELLLADLHGLAFIQRLPCDAGLALQNKLNSSGFKVDVRARIQTIEYAIGLVKAGVGCALLPNYKEIIADTEMQFRKIKGEPFSRHIVLAWQQDSGIVSSLAEIAQG